CTTGTTGAAACGCTGGAACAGCTTCAGCTCGCCGCGCACGCCGGTGGCCGCCGAATCCTCCAGCGCGGTATTGCGCAGCAACAGGGTGAACACCGCCTGCGCCAGCAGCGTCAGCGTCTGTTCGCGCCCCGCCAGCCCGGCGGAAAACTCGCGGCGGATCAGCGCCCAGTAGTGACTGAGCGCCGCCAGCTCCTGCGGCGCGCTCGCCAGCGACATGCAGATGCCGGGCATATCCAGCGCCAGATTGCTGCCGGGGTACAGCCGCTCCAGCAGCAGCCAGATCAGCTCCTGACGCACCGTCAGCACATGGCCGTCGCTGTCCGGCTCGGTGAAAAAGGCGTGGGGCACCGACGGCGGCGTCAGGATAAACAGCGGCGCCTGCACCGAATAGTGCTGGTCGTCCAGCTGCAGCTCGATCTTGCCGGTCTCCAGAAAGTGCAGCTGGAAAAAGCAGTCATGCCAGTGCACCTGCATATCGCGGCCGAAAAACGCCGCCAGCCCGGCAAAGGTTTCATAATGCACATCGTCCGCGGCGTAACGCGCATCGTACTCTTTACAGATATCGATGTTGGCGATAAAGCCGGTACTTTTCTGCACGTCCTTCTCCTGTGTCGTCAGGGGGCAAGCTCGTCCCCGGTGATCTTGTCATGATTGACGGCGCTGCGCCGCTGCGCGGCGTTCATCGGAATGCGCCAC
The nucleotide sequence above comes from Serratia rhizosphaerae. Encoded proteins:
- the hpaA gene encoding 4-hydroxyphenylacetate catabolism regulatory protein HpaA, whose translation is MQKSTGFIANIDICKEYDARYAADDVHYETFAGLAAFFGRDMQVHWHDCFFQLHFLETGKIELQLDDQHYSVQAPLFILTPPSVPHAFFTEPDSDGHVLTVRQELIWLLLERLYPGSNLALDMPGICMSLASAPQELAALSHYWALIRREFSAGLAGREQTLTLLAQAVFTLLLRNTALEDSAATGVRGELKLFQRFNKMVDERFREHLPVPEYAQALGVTESRLNDLCRRFANRSPKRLIFDRLLREAKRLLLFSACTVHETAYSLGFKDPAYFARFFNRLEGCSPSRYRAAQHALS